The proteins below come from a single Denticeps clupeoides chromosome 15, fDenClu1.1, whole genome shotgun sequence genomic window:
- the LOC114764449 gene encoding apoptosis facilitator Bcl-2-like protein 14 isoform X2, producing the protein MTENGNAAQVDYLDFLSDAEYMIIVKYVRMRGLTYTGQVASKGDKPPSGSQSKTKKSKKTRNLLVKCLPSCICTHTSEPTKSKDCARQPASLENGLLEEDAGNVVAKLTKIKDTVPLLYPDEFECDSPDEIVDQIIQLLREEGDKLNEKIAKNKKLREELHKCFTYSLFKKVLDTIMGKLDFRSFQTNGSTEQAKIAMTCEVTSRLTAMDCHPMNRAMGFGSQYLKDNFSVWVSQHGGWNEAFADKREEEDEEVN; encoded by the exons ATGACGGAGAACGGGAATGCTGCGCAGGTGGACTACCTGGATTTCCTTTCTGATGCAGAGTACATGATCATCGTAAAATACGTTCGAATGAGGGGGCTCACCTATACCGGTCAGGTTGCCAGCAAGGGTGATAAACCTCCGTCCGGCAGCCAGTCAAAGACAAAGAAGAGCAAAAAAACACGAAACCTTCTGGTAAAGTGTCTCCCAAGTTGCATCTGTACCCACACTTCTGAACCCACAAAATCTAAAGATTGCGCCCGTCAACCTGCATCGCTTGAAAATG GCCTACTTGAGGAAGATGCTGGGAATGTAGTGGCCAAACTGACGAAGATCAAAGATACGGTGCCCCTCCTATATCCGGACGAGTTTGAGTGTGATTCACCCG ATGAAATCGTCGACCAAATTATCCAGCTTCTCAGAGAGGAAGGTGATAAGCTTAATGAAAAG attgcgAAAAACAAAAAGCTGCGAGAGGAGCTCCATAAATGTTTTACCTACTCACTGTTCAAGAAAGTGTTGGACACCATCATGGGCAAACTGGACTTTAGGTCCTTTCAAACCAACGGTAGTACTGAGCAGGCCAAGATTGCTATGACTTGTGAGGTCACCTCTCGACTTACTGCCATGGACTGCCACCCTATGAACCGGGCAATGGGCTTTGGTTCTCAGTACCTTAAGGATAACTTTTCGGTTTGGGTCAGTCAGCATGGAGGCTGG AATGAAGCCTTTGCTGacaagagggaggaagaggatgaggaggtcAACTGA
- the LOC114764449 gene encoding apoptosis facilitator Bcl-2-like protein 14 isoform X1, which translates to MTENGNAAQVDYLDFLSDAEYMIIVKYVRMRGLTYTGQVASKGDKPPSGSQSKTKKSKKTRNLLVKCLPSCICTHTSEPTKSKDCARQPASLENGLLEEDAGNVVAKLTKIKDTVPLLYPDEFECDSPDEIVDQIIQLLREEGDKLNEKIAKNKKLREELHKCFTYSLFKKVLDTIMGKLDFRSFQTNGSTEQAKIAMTCEVTSRLTAMDCHPMNRAMGFGSQYLKDNFSVWVSQHGGWVSSFKISTLIKTSPESSSK; encoded by the exons ATGACGGAGAACGGGAATGCTGCGCAGGTGGACTACCTGGATTTCCTTTCTGATGCAGAGTACATGATCATCGTAAAATACGTTCGAATGAGGGGGCTCACCTATACCGGTCAGGTTGCCAGCAAGGGTGATAAACCTCCGTCCGGCAGCCAGTCAAAGACAAAGAAGAGCAAAAAAACACGAAACCTTCTGGTAAAGTGTCTCCCAAGTTGCATCTGTACCCACACTTCTGAACCCACAAAATCTAAAGATTGCGCCCGTCAACCTGCATCGCTTGAAAATG GCCTACTTGAGGAAGATGCTGGGAATGTAGTGGCCAAACTGACGAAGATCAAAGATACGGTGCCCCTCCTATATCCGGACGAGTTTGAGTGTGATTCACCCG ATGAAATCGTCGACCAAATTATCCAGCTTCTCAGAGAGGAAGGTGATAAGCTTAATGAAAAG attgcgAAAAACAAAAAGCTGCGAGAGGAGCTCCATAAATGTTTTACCTACTCACTGTTCAAGAAAGTGTTGGACACCATCATGGGCAAACTGGACTTTAGGTCCTTTCAAACCAACGGTAGTACTGAGCAGGCCAAGATTGCTATGACTTGTGAGGTCACCTCTCGACTTACTGCCATGGACTGCCACCCTATGAACCGGGCAATGGGCTTTGGTTCTCAGTACCTTAAGGATAACTTTTCGGTTTGGGTCAGTCAGCATGGAGGCTGGGTGAGTTCCTTTAAAATATCCACTTTAATAAAAACATCCCCTGAATCTTCTTCCAAATAA